The proteins below come from a single Deltaproteobacteria bacterium genomic window:
- a CDS encoding thioredoxin domain-containing protein produces the protein MTRTVLTVTAALLVISAASIARAADSAVLATLDGAPITEAEVAKVIQGRLIGLESQIYDAKKEGIDSIVSQRLLEKAAKAQHLTVDALLKKEVAARVSDPSADEVEQLYEQNKENIGRPLEEVRPALIEHLRNARIEAAREAYLQQLRAGAKLSLKISPPIIQVPGTGPSRGPANAPVTIIEFSDFQCPYCGRAEQTVEQVLSTYKDKVRLVYRDYPLSFHEHAQRAAEAAHCAGDQGKYWEYHALLFKNQTALEDTNLEQYAADLQLDKDKFKQCLDDGKYAAQVAKEVEVGNSVGVSGTPAFFINGRFLSGALPFESFKEIIDEILKNKSSRS, from the coding sequence ATGACACGAACCGTGCTCACCGTCACTGCCGCATTGCTCGTCATCTCTGCGGCGTCAATTGCGCGGGCCGCTGATTCAGCCGTGCTCGCAACCCTCGATGGTGCACCCATCACCGAGGCGGAGGTCGCTAAGGTGATCCAGGGACGGCTGATTGGTCTGGAGTCGCAGATCTACGACGCCAAGAAGGAAGGCATCGACTCGATCGTCAGTCAGCGCTTGCTCGAGAAGGCCGCCAAGGCGCAGCATCTCACCGTCGACGCATTGCTGAAGAAGGAAGTCGCCGCGCGCGTATCGGACCCCAGCGCGGATGAGGTCGAGCAACTCTACGAGCAGAACAAAGAGAACATCGGCCGTCCACTGGAGGAAGTACGTCCGGCCCTCATCGAGCACTTGCGCAACGCACGCATCGAGGCCGCCCGCGAAGCGTACCTGCAACAGTTGCGGGCCGGCGCCAAGCTGTCGCTCAAAATCAGCCCACCAATCATCCAAGTGCCGGGAACCGGTCCGTCGCGTGGCCCGGCCAACGCCCCCGTTACGATCATCGAGTTCTCTGACTTTCAATGCCCGTACTGCGGGCGCGCGGAGCAAACAGTCGAGCAGGTTTTGAGCACTTACAAGGACAAGGTTCGGCTCGTCTATCGCGACTACCCGCTGTCGTTCCATGAGCACGCGCAGCGCGCCGCCGAGGCCGCTCACTGCGCCGGAGATCAGGGCAAGTACTGGGAGTACCATGCCCTGTTGTTCAAGAATCAGACCGCCCTCGAGGACACGAACCTCGAACAATACGCAGCCGATCTGCAACTCGACAAGGACAAGTTCAAGCAGTGTCTCGACGACGGCAAGTACGCCGCCCAGGTCGCGAAAGAAGTCGAAGTCGGCAACTCCGTTGGCGTCTCCGGCACACCCGCGTTCTTCATCAACGGCCGATTCCTCTCCGGTGCGTTGCCGTTCGAGTCGTTCAAGGAGATCATCGACGAGATCCTGAAGAACAAGAGTAGTCGCTCATAG
- a CDS encoding c-type cytochrome — MPTHPNVRSARSSRQRRRWWRAIVLALLLAGALRPAGAGETAGSLSEGKQLYLQSCAPCHGADGRGHGPVAEALVKAPPDLTQLGAHHDGSFPRAELAAVMSGDRALPSHGTREMPVWPQRFGQPGAPAAGMASIYARRRLEMLSDYLESIQQATVSPLPGNTPQ, encoded by the coding sequence ATGCCGACTCATCCGAACGTTCGATCGGCGCGCAGCAGTCGCCAGCGTCGGCGGTGGTGGCGGGCCATCGTTCTTGCTCTGCTCCTAGCAGGCGCACTGCGGCCGGCAGGCGCGGGTGAGACCGCCGGGTCTCTGAGTGAGGGCAAGCAGCTTTACCTGCAATCGTGTGCACCGTGTCACGGTGCCGATGGCCGCGGGCACGGGCCGGTCGCGGAGGCGCTGGTCAAAGCGCCGCCTGATCTCACCCAACTCGGTGCGCACCACGACGGTTCATTTCCACGGGCGGAACTCGCCGCGGTGATGTCCGGCGACCGCGCGCTGCCCAGCCACGGTACTCGCGAAATGCCGGTGTGGCCGCAACGCTTCGGACAGCCCGGCGCACCGGCCGCCGGCATGGCTTCGATCTACGCCCGCCGGCGTCTGGAAATGCTCAGCGACTATCTCGAGTCGATTCAGCAAGCCACCGTCAGCCCGCTGCCCGGCAACACGCCGCAGTAG
- the grxC gene encoding glutaredoxin 3, with protein MANVRVYTTASCPFCVRAKQLLTRKGVAFDEIDVGDDDALREQITRETGWRTVPQIFVGDRFIGGFEELKALDADGQLDPLLAAS; from the coding sequence ATGGCGAACGTACGAGTGTACACGACCGCGTCCTGCCCCTTTTGCGTGCGGGCGAAGCAGCTCTTGACTCGCAAGGGCGTGGCGTTCGACGAGATCGACGTGGGCGACGACGATGCGCTGCGCGAGCAGATCACGCGGGAAACCGGTTGGCGAACCGTGCCGCAGATTTTTGTCGGCGATCGCTTTATTGGCGGGTTCGAAGAACTCAAAGCGCTGGATGCCGACGGCCAACTCGATCCACTGTTGGCAGCGTCGTGA
- the mazG gene encoding nucleoside triphosphate pyrophosphohydrolase, with protein MSAADGFTKLVEIMARLRAPGGCPWDREQTHDSIKPYLIEEAYEVIEAIDAHDDGELCTELGDVLLQIVFHAEMASARGAFAIDDVVRSICDKMIRRHPHVFADTQVKDAAEVLRNWSKIKAEERRDHADQSAIAGVPRAMPALLRAQRLSEKASRVGFDWSHPEHVLDKLQEELNELRAAFHLGDKEAVEAELGDLIAAAANFGRHLDLNAEDALTKASDRFSRRFRYIEERLSEAGKDIRDTALPEQEALWQEAKRRV; from the coding sequence ATGAGTGCTGCGGACGGCTTCACCAAGCTGGTCGAGATCATGGCACGCTTACGCGCACCCGGCGGCTGCCCATGGGATCGCGAGCAGACCCACGATTCGATCAAACCATATCTGATCGAAGAGGCCTATGAAGTGATCGAGGCGATCGACGCTCACGACGACGGTGAGCTGTGTACCGAATTGGGCGACGTGCTGCTGCAGATCGTCTTCCACGCCGAAATGGCGAGCGCGCGTGGGGCGTTCGCTATCGACGATGTAGTCCGCTCCATTTGCGACAAAATGATCCGCCGACACCCGCACGTGTTCGCCGACACCCAAGTCAAGGACGCCGCGGAGGTGCTGCGCAACTGGTCGAAGATCAAAGCCGAGGAGCGCCGCGACCATGCAGATCAATCAGCCATCGCTGGCGTTCCGCGCGCCATGCCGGCGCTCTTGCGCGCGCAGCGCCTGAGCGAAAAGGCCTCGCGCGTCGGCTTTGATTGGAGCCACCCCGAGCACGTGCTCGACAAACTGCAAGAGGAGCTCAACGAGTTGCGGGCCGCCTTCCATCTCGGCGACAAGGAAGCGGTCGAAGCCGAACTCGGTGACCTGATCGCCGCCGCGGCCAACTTCGGCCGTCACCTGGACCTCAACGCCGAAGACGCACTCACCAAAGCGAGCGACCGTTTCTCGCGCCGTTTTCGCTACATCGAGGAACGTCTGAGCGAAGCCGGAAAAGACATCCGCGACACCGCGCTGCCGGAGCAGGAAGCCCTCTGGCAAGAAGCGAAGCGGCGCGTCTAG
- a CDS encoding sigma-70 family RNA polymerase sigma factor — MAKGGNAPRADFDAVALPHMDAVYSAGLHLTRNPDDAADLLQDTFLRAYRSWDQFTPGTNCKAWLITILYNAFRNRYRTKRKEPVTVELVAETAADPNSVPSRQLLDPETLVASQVLAGEIDTALSELPEEFRAAVVLVDLHELTYEEAALALACPVGTIRSRLSRGRRLLQAALRDYARARGIIPRSSDEQ, encoded by the coding sequence GTGGCGAAGGGAGGGAACGCACCGCGCGCGGATTTTGATGCCGTCGCGCTGCCGCACATGGACGCCGTATACAGCGCCGGGTTGCATCTGACCCGCAACCCCGACGACGCAGCAGACCTGCTGCAAGACACCTTTTTACGCGCGTACCGCTCCTGGGATCAGTTTACGCCCGGCACCAATTGCAAAGCATGGCTAATCACCATCCTCTACAACGCGTTCCGCAACCGCTACCGAACCAAACGGAAAGAACCGGTGACAGTCGAGTTGGTGGCGGAGACCGCCGCTGATCCGAACAGCGTTCCCTCTCGGCAACTACTGGATCCGGAGACATTGGTTGCCTCGCAGGTATTGGCCGGCGAAATCGACACCGCGTTGAGCGAGTTGCCCGAGGAGTTTCGTGCCGCGGTGGTGCTCGTCGATTTGCATGAGTTGACCTACGAAGAAGCGGCGCTCGCGCTGGCGTGTCCGGTGGGAACGATTCGCTCGCGGTTGTCGCGTGGACGGCGATTGTTGCAAGCAGCGCTGCGCGACTATGCGCGAGCGCGCGGGATCATCCCGAGATCATCCGATGAACAATAG